A genomic region of Devosia ginsengisoli contains the following coding sequences:
- the rpsL gene encoding 30S ribosomal protein S12: MPTINQLIRKPRASKPKRNKVPAMEANPQKRGVCSRVYTTTPKKPNSALRKVAKVRLTNQREVISYIPGEGHNLQEHSVVLIRGGRVRDLPGVRYHVLRGVLDTQSVKDRKQRRSKYGAKRPK; this comes from the coding sequence ATGCCCACCATTAATCAGCTGATCCGCAAACCACGCGCCAGCAAGCCAAAGCGGAACAAGGTTCCGGCAATGGAAGCAAATCCGCAGAAGCGCGGCGTTTGCTCACGTGTTTATACGACCACTCCGAAGAAGCCGAACTCGGCGCTGCGCAAGGTTGCCAAGGTTCGCCTGACCAATCAGCGCGAAGTCATTTCGTATATTCCGGGTGAAGGCCACAACCTGCAGGAGCACTCCGTGGTCCTGATCCGTGGCGGCCGCGTTCGCGACCTTCCGGGCGTTCGCTACCACGTGCTCCGCGGCGTTCTCGACACGCAGAGCGTCAAGGACCGCAAGCAGCGTCGCTCGAAGTACGGCGCGAAGCGTCCGAAGTAA
- a CDS encoding YbjN domain-containing protein translates to MKLSSMIAGTALALTLTASASAQTLLTGADTNEILNAARGYGAATLTTQSNGDPQITGKIEGITYQVYFRNCTNNEDCEDLNFYLGFLDIKPTLEEINDWNYNKRFSRAYIDQDDDACVEMDLDMVEGVTAEYLDSQFSLWAMVLKQFAEHVGYN, encoded by the coding sequence ATGAAGCTCAGTTCCATGATTGCCGGCACCGCGCTCGCGCTGACCCTGACCGCTTCCGCCTCGGCCCAGACATTGCTGACCGGCGCCGATACCAACGAAATTCTCAATGCAGCCCGCGGCTATGGCGCCGCCACGCTGACGACGCAGAGCAACGGCGATCCCCAGATCACCGGCAAGATCGAGGGCATCACCTACCAGGTGTATTTCCGCAACTGCACCAACAATGAGGACTGCGAGGACCTCAACTTCTACCTCGGCTTCCTCGACATCAAGCCGACGCTCGAAGAGATCAACGACTGGAACTACAACAAGCGCTTCAGCCGCGCCTATATCGACCAGGATGACGATGCCTGCGTCGAGATGGACCTGGACATGGTGGAAGGCGTCACCGCCGAATACCTGGATTCCCAGTTCAGCCTCTGGGCCATGGTGCTCAAACAGTTCGCCGAGCATGTGGGCTATAACTGA
- a CDS encoding YdeI/OmpD-associated family protein, with protein sequence MKFKTTILQTGNNTGIEVPPDVVEGLGGGKKPAVTVTIGSYGYRSSIAVMGGKFLIPLSADRRAESGIKGGDAVEVELALDDKPREVTVPEDLGAALAGDAAARAFFETLSYSNKLRHVLSITDAKTPETRQRRIDKVVETMRAGKK encoded by the coding sequence ATGAAATTCAAGACAACGATCCTGCAGACGGGCAACAATACCGGCATCGAGGTGCCGCCCGACGTGGTCGAGGGCCTGGGCGGCGGCAAGAAGCCGGCCGTGACGGTGACCATCGGCAGCTATGGCTACCGGTCATCGATCGCGGTGATGGGCGGCAAGTTTCTCATTCCGCTCAGCGCCGACCGCCGTGCCGAATCCGGCATCAAGGGCGGCGATGCGGTCGAGGTAGAGCTGGCGCTGGATGACAAGCCGCGCGAGGTCACGGTGCCCGAGGATCTGGGCGCGGCCCTCGCCGGCGATGCCGCGGCCAGGGCCTTTTTCGAAACGCTGTCCTACAGCAACAAGCTGCGGCATGTCCTGTCGATCACGGATGCCAAGACGCCGGAAACCCGGCAACGTCGCATCGACAAGGTCGTGGAAACGATGCGGGCCGGGAAGAAGTGA
- the rpoC gene encoding DNA-directed RNA polymerase subunit beta' → MNHHSHVMDPFNPAVPVQTFDQMKISIASPEKILSWSYGEIKKPETINYRTFKPERDGLFCARIFGPVKDYECLCGKYKRMKFKGVICEKCGVEVTLSRVRRERMGHIELAAPVAHIWFLKSLPSRIALLLDMTLKDIERILYFENYVVLDAGLTPFTTHELLTEEQYLDAQDEYGADSFTAKIGAEAIRDILLALDLEKIAADLRVEIAESTTELKPKKLAKRLKIVEQFIVSGNKPEWMIMTVIPVIPPELRPLVPLDGGRFATSDLNDLYRRVINRNNRLKRLIELRAPDIIIRNEKRMLQEAVDALFDNGRRGRTITGANKRPLKSLSDMLKGKQGRFRQNLLGKRVDYSGRSVITVGPNLKLHQCGLPKKMALELFKPFIYSRLEAKGFSSTVKQAKKLVEKEKPEVWDILDEVIREHPVLLNRAPTLHRLGIQAFEPMLIEGKAIRLHPLVCSAFNADFDGDQMAVHVPLSLEAQLEARVLMMSTNNILHPANGQPIIVPSQDIVLGLYYLSLMNEGEPGQGMAFSSYAELEHALDNKVVTLHTKIKGRVPAWDADGNETTEIVETTPGRMLIGQILPKNPAVPFATANQLMTKKMISKMIDTVYRGCGQKETVIFCDRVMQLGFKNACDAGISFGKDDMVIPASKYTIVEAARKQVEEFEQQYNDGLITQGEKYNKVVDAWAKCGDKVAEEMMDAIRKVQIDKETGRQLPINSVYMMSHSGARGSPAQMKQLAGMRGLMARPDGSIIETPITANFKEGLNVLEYFNSTHGARKGLADTALKTANSGYLTRRLVDVAQDAIIVSTDCGTDRGLTMEPIVDAGQIVASIGQRVLGRTAADDINHPLTGDLIAAKGTLLEEKHVDIIEEARIQSIRIRSPLTCDMRQGTCAACYGRDLARGTPVNMGEAVGVIAAQSIGEPGTQLTMRTFHIGGTAQVVDSSFLEAGAEGKIAIRNPNLAKVEGGKLVVMARNVSLAILDADGKERATHKVTYGSKLLVNEGDTVRRGQRLAEWDPYTRPVLAEVEGEVVFEDLVDGASVAENTDEATGFTKRVVIDWRGNQRGEGLKPALAIARGGVVQKVDRGGEARYLLSVDAVIAVEPGEKVSPGDVLARIPLESAKTKDITGGLPRVAELFEARRPKDHAIIAEIDGTIRFGRDYKNKRRVIIEPTEEGGDPVEYLIPKGKPFHLQEGDAIEKGEYILDGNPAPHDILAIKGVEELARYLVNEIQEVYRLQGVLINDKHIEVIVRQMLQKVEIVDPGDTGLLKDEQLDKLDFDELNDSLVAEGKKPATANPVLLGITKASLQTRSFISAASFQETTRVLTEAAVSGKADLLEGLKENVIVGRLIPAGTGAGISSAKLIASKRDDLILDERRRQASTVQIPAPAAE, encoded by the coding sequence ATGAATCATCATTCCCACGTCATGGACCCGTTCAACCCGGCCGTTCCGGTGCAGACCTTCGATCAGATGAAGATCTCCATTGCGAGCCCGGAGAAGATCCTGAGCTGGTCGTACGGCGAGATCAAGAAGCCCGAGACCATCAACTACCGTACGTTCAAGCCCGAGCGTGACGGCCTGTTCTGCGCGCGCATCTTTGGCCCCGTGAAGGACTATGAGTGCCTGTGCGGCAAGTACAAGCGCATGAAGTTCAAGGGCGTCATCTGCGAAAAGTGCGGTGTGGAAGTCACCCTGAGCCGCGTTCGCCGCGAGCGCATGGGCCATATCGAACTGGCCGCTCCGGTCGCGCACATCTGGTTCCTCAAGTCCCTGCCGTCCCGTATCGCGCTGCTGCTCGATATGACGCTCAAGGACATCGAGCGTATCCTGTATTTCGAGAACTACGTCGTGCTCGATGCGGGCCTGACCCCGTTCACCACGCATGAGCTGCTGACCGAAGAGCAGTATCTCGATGCCCAGGACGAGTACGGTGCCGACAGCTTCACCGCCAAGATCGGCGCCGAAGCTATCCGCGACATCCTGCTCGCCCTCGATCTCGAGAAGATCGCGGCCGACCTGCGCGTGGAAATTGCTGAGTCCACCACGGAACTTAAGCCCAAGAAGCTCGCCAAGCGCTTGAAGATCGTCGAGCAGTTCATCGTTTCGGGCAACAAGCCCGAATGGATGATCATGACCGTCATTCCGGTCATTCCGCCCGAGCTGCGCCCGCTGGTGCCGCTGGATGGCGGCCGCTTTGCTACGTCCGACCTGAACGACCTCTATCGTCGCGTGATCAACCGCAACAACCGGTTGAAGCGCCTGATCGAGCTGCGTGCGCCTGACATCATCATCCGCAACGAAAAGCGCATGCTGCAGGAAGCCGTGGACGCGCTGTTCGACAACGGCCGCCGTGGACGCACCATTACCGGTGCCAACAAGCGTCCGCTGAAGTCGCTCAGCGACATGCTCAAGGGCAAGCAGGGCCGCTTCCGCCAGAACCTGCTCGGCAAGCGCGTCGACTATTCGGGCCGTTCGGTCATCACCGTGGGTCCGAACCTCAAGCTGCACCAGTGCGGCCTGCCCAAAAAGATGGCGCTCGAGCTGTTCAAGCCCTTCATCTACAGCCGTCTTGAAGCGAAGGGCTTCAGCTCGACGGTGAAGCAGGCCAAGAAGCTGGTCGAGAAGGAAAAGCCCGAGGTCTGGGATATCCTGGATGAGGTGATCCGCGAGCACCCGGTTCTGCTGAACCGCGCGCCGACCCTTCACCGTCTGGGCATCCAGGCCTTCGAGCCCATGCTGATCGAAGGCAAGGCCATCCGTCTGCACCCGCTCGTCTGCTCGGCCTTCAACGCCGACTTCGACGGCGACCAGATGGCCGTGCACGTTCCGCTGTCGCTCGAAGCGCAGCTGGAAGCACGCGTGCTGATGATGTCGACCAACAACATCCTGCATCCTGCCAACGGCCAGCCGATCATCGTGCCGAGCCAGGACATCGTGCTGGGCCTCTACTACCTCTCGCTCATGAACGAGGGTGAGCCGGGGCAGGGCATGGCGTTCTCGTCCTATGCCGAGCTCGAACACGCGCTCGACAACAAGGTCGTCACGCTCCACACCAAGATCAAAGGCCGCGTGCCGGCCTGGGATGCTGACGGCAACGAGACGACCGAGATCGTGGAAACGACTCCCGGCCGTATGCTGATCGGCCAGATTCTGCCCAAGAACCCGGCCGTGCCGTTCGCCACTGCGAACCAGCTGATGACCAAGAAGATGATCTCCAAGATGATCGACACGGTTTACCGTGGCTGCGGTCAGAAGGAGACCGTGATCTTCTGCGACCGCGTCATGCAGCTTGGTTTCAAGAATGCGTGCGATGCCGGCATCTCGTTCGGCAAGGACGACATGGTTATCCCGGCCTCCAAGTACACGATCGTGGAAGCCGCCCGTAAGCAGGTCGAAGAGTTCGAGCAGCAGTACAATGACGGCCTGATCACTCAGGGCGAAAAGTACAACAAGGTGGTCGACGCCTGGGCCAAGTGCGGTGACAAGGTCGCCGAAGAGATGATGGACGCGATCCGCAAGGTGCAGATCGACAAGGAGACCGGCCGTCAGTTGCCGATCAACTCCGTCTACATGATGAGCCACTCGGGTGCCCGCGGTTCGCCGGCCCAGATGAAGCAGCTTGCCGGCATGCGCGGCCTGATGGCCCGTCCGGACGGTTCGATCATCGAGACCCCGATCACGGCCAACTTCAAGGAAGGCCTCAACGTTCTCGAATACTTCAACTCCACCCACGGCGCCCGCAAGGGTCTCGCGGATACGGCGCTGAAGACCGCGAACTCGGGTTACCTGACGCGTCGTCTCGTCGACGTGGCGCAGGACGCGATCATCGTGTCGACCGATTGCGGCACCGATCGTGGCCTGACCATGGAGCCGATCGTCGATGCAGGCCAGATCGTGGCTTCCATCGGCCAGCGCGTGCTGGGCCGTACGGCTGCCGACGACATCAACCATCCGCTGACCGGCGATCTAATCGCCGCCAAGGGGACGTTGCTGGAAGAAAAGCATGTCGACATCATCGAGGAAGCCCGGATCCAGTCGATCCGCATCCGTTCCCCGCTGACCTGCGACATGCGCCAGGGCACCTGCGCGGCCTGCTATGGCCGTGACCTTGCTCGCGGTACCCCCGTGAACATGGGTGAAGCTGTCGGCGTCATCGCCGCACAGTCGATCGGTGAACCCGGTACCCAGCTCACCATGCGTACGTTCCACATCGGTGGCACGGCACAGGTGGTCGATAGCTCGTTCCTCGAGGCCGGTGCGGAAGGCAAGATCGCCATCCGCAATCCGAACCTCGCCAAGGTCGAGGGCGGCAAGCTGGTCGTCATGGCCCGTAACGTCTCGCTCGCCATTCTCGATGCCGACGGCAAGGAACGCGCCACCCACAAGGTGACCTATGGCTCCAAGCTGCTCGTCAACGAGGGCGACACGGTTCGTCGTGGCCAGCGTCTGGCTGAATGGGACCCCTACACCCGTCCGGTTCTCGCCGAAGTCGAAGGCGAGGTCGTGTTCGAGGACCTGGTCGATGGTGCTTCCGTTGCGGAAAACACCGACGAGGCGACCGGCTTCACCAAGCGCGTGGTCATCGACTGGCGCGGCAACCAGCGTGGCGAGGGCCTCAAGCCCGCACTTGCCATCGCTCGTGGCGGCGTCGTGCAGAAGGTGGATCGTGGCGGCGAAGCCCGGTACCTGCTTTCGGTTGACGCGGTTATCGCGGTCGAGCCGGGCGAGAAGGTATCGCCGGGCGACGTGCTGGCTCGTATTCCGCTGGAAAGCGCCAAGACCAAGGACATCACCGGCGGTCTGCCGCGTGTGGCCGAGCTGTTCGAAGCCCGTCGTCCGAAGGATCACGCCATCATCGCCGAGATCGATGGCACCATCCGCTTCGGCCGCGACTACAAGAACAAGCGTCGCGTCATCATCGAGCCGACCGAGGAAGGTGGCGATCCGGTCGAGTACTTGATCCCGAAGGGCAAGCCGTTCCACCTGCAGGAAGGTGACGCCATCGAGAAGGGTGAATACATCCTCGACGGCAACCCGGCGCCGCATGACATCCTGGCAATCAAGGGCGTGGAGGAGCTTGCTCGCTACCTCGTCAATGAAATCCAGGAGGTCTATCGCCTGCAGGGCGTGCTGATCAACGACAAGCACATCGAGGTGATCGTTCGCCAGATGCTGCAGAAGGTCGAGATCGTGGATCCAGGTGATACCGGCCTGCTCAAGGACGAGCAGCTCGACAAGCTGGACTTCGACGAACTCAACGACAGCCTGGTGGCCGAGGGCAAGAAGCCGGCGACCGCCAATCCGGTGCTGCTCGGCATCACCAAGGCGTCGCTGCAGACCCGTTCGTTCATCTCGGCTGCCTCGTTCCAGGAAACCACCCGCGTCCTCACGGAAGCGGCGGTGTCCGGCAAGGCCGACCTGCTCGAAGGCCTCAAGGAAAACGTCATCGTTGGCCGCCTCATCCCGGCCGGTACCGGTGCTGGTATTTCCTCGGCCAAGCTGATCGCGTCCAAGCGCGACGACCTGATCCTGGACGAACGCCGCCGCCAGGCGTCGACCGTGCAGATCCCGGCACCCGCCGCCGAGTAG
- the rpoB gene encoding DNA-directed RNA polymerase subunit beta, with the protein MATTFNGRRKVRKSFGSIREVTEMPNLIEVQKASYDQFLLVDEPKGGRPDEGLQSVFRSVFPITDFSNTASLEFVKYEFEQPKYDIDECRARDITFAAPLKVTLRLIVFEVDEETGARSVKDIKEQDVYMGDMPFMTSNGTFIVNGTERVIVSQMHRSPGVFFDHDKGKTHSSGKLLFAGRIIPYRGSWLDIEFDAKDVVFARIDRRRKIPVTSLLKALGMDTEEILRTYYNTLQYEKTAKGWRVPYDAEKWKGAKPTHDLIDAKTGDVVHEGGKKLSARQAKNLAENGLTHLLAVNEDLYGMYVAEDLINMQTGEVYMEAGDELDEKTLTKMLDLGFDALPILDIDHVTIGAYLRNTLAVDKNETREDALFDIYRVMRPGEPPTVDTAEAMFQSLFFDSERYDLSAVGRVKMNMRLELDAPDTMRTLRKEDIVEVVRTLVDLRDGRGEIDDIDNLGNRRVRSVGELMENSYRLGLLRMERAIKERMSSVEIDTVMPQDLINAKPAAAAVREFFGSSQLSQFMDQTNPLSEITHKRRLSALGPGGLTRERAGFEVRDVHPTHYGRICPIETPEGPNIGLINSLSTFARVNKYGFIETPYRKIVDGKLTSEVVYLSAMEEAKHYVAQANVQFNKDGTLQDDLVVARHAGDNGLTPKENVDLMDVSPKQMVSVAASLIPFLENDDANRALMGSNMQRQAVPLLRAHAPFVGTGMEAVVARDSGAAIVAKRKGIVDQVDATRIVIRATEETDASKSGVDIYNLMKFQRSNQSTCINQRPLVVVGDHVNQGDIIADGPSTELGDLALGRNVLVAFMPWNGYNFEDSILLSEKIAMQDVFTSIHIEEYEVMARDTKLGPEEITRDIPNVSEEALKNLDEAGIVHIGAEVMPGDILVGKITPKGESPMTPEEKLLRAIFGEKASDVRDTSLRVPPGDAGTVVEVRVFNRHGIDKDERAMAIEREEIERLAKDRDDEQSILDRNVYARLKEMLFGKAATAGPKGYVVGTKLNDQMFEAQPRSKWWQFAVDDDKVMTEMEALHAQYEESRRLLEQRFIDKVDKLQRGDELPPGVMKMVKVFIATKRKIQPGDKMAGRHGNKGVVSRIVPVEDMPYLEDGTSVDIVLNPLGVPSRMNVGQILETHLGWACAGMGKKIDEMVRIYQAKGDLKPLRKEIGELFEGDETVSDLDDDGLIRLGEHLSKGVSIATPVFDGAKEADIVEMLERAGLKGSGQSTVYDGRSGEQFDRQVTVGYIYMLKLDHLVDNKIHARSIGPYSLVTQQPLGGKAQFGGQRFGEMEVWALEAYGAAYTLQEMLTIKSDDVAGRTKVYEAIVRGDDTFEAGIPESFNVLVKEIRSLGLNVELDMRELEDGSEKAEAELAPPQEAAE; encoded by the coding sequence ATGGCTACCACGTTCAACGGCCGCCGCAAGGTTCGCAAGTCTTTCGGTTCCATTCGCGAAGTCACGGAGATGCCCAACCTGATCGAGGTCCAGAAGGCCTCCTATGATCAGTTCCTCCTCGTCGACGAGCCCAAGGGTGGCCGTCCCGATGAAGGGCTTCAGTCCGTCTTCCGTTCGGTCTTCCCGATCACCGACTTCTCCAACACCGCTTCTCTCGAATTCGTGAAGTACGAGTTCGAGCAGCCGAAATACGACATCGACGAGTGCCGTGCGCGCGACATCACGTTCGCTGCCCCGCTCAAGGTGACGTTGCGCCTGATCGTGTTTGAAGTGGATGAGGAAACCGGCGCCCGCTCGGTCAAGGACATCAAGGAGCAGGACGTCTACATGGGCGACATGCCCTTCATGACGTCGAACGGCACCTTCATCGTCAACGGCACCGAGCGCGTCATCGTTTCGCAGATGCACCGTTCGCCGGGCGTGTTCTTCGATCACGACAAGGGCAAGACCCATTCGTCGGGCAAGCTGCTGTTTGCCGGCCGCATCATTCCGTACCGTGGCTCGTGGCTCGATATCGAGTTCGACGCCAAGGACGTGGTGTTTGCGCGTATCGACCGCCGCCGCAAGATTCCGGTGACGAGCCTGCTCAAGGCGCTCGGCATGGATACCGAAGAAATCCTGCGCACTTACTACAACACCCTGCAGTACGAAAAGACTGCCAAGGGCTGGCGCGTTCCCTACGACGCCGAGAAGTGGAAGGGCGCCAAGCCGACCCACGACCTGATCGATGCCAAGACCGGCGATGTCGTGCATGAGGGCGGCAAGAAGCTCTCGGCTCGCCAGGCCAAGAACCTGGCCGAGAACGGCCTGACGCACCTGCTGGCGGTCAACGAAGACCTCTATGGCATGTATGTCGCCGAGGACCTGATCAACATGCAGACCGGCGAGGTCTACATGGAGGCAGGTGACGAACTCGACGAGAAGACGCTGACCAAGATGCTCGATCTGGGCTTCGACGCGCTGCCGATCCTCGATATCGACCATGTCACCATCGGCGCCTACCTGCGCAACACGCTGGCCGTGGACAAGAACGAGACGCGTGAAGACGCGCTGTTCGACATCTACCGCGTCATGCGCCCCGGCGAGCCGCCGACCGTCGATACCGCCGAAGCCATGTTCCAGTCGCTGTTCTTCGACAGTGAGCGCTATGACCTGTCCGCGGTCGGTCGCGTCAAGATGAACATGCGTCTTGAGCTCGATGCGCCCGACACCATGCGCACACTGCGCAAGGAAGACATTGTCGAAGTTGTCCGTACCCTGGTCGACCTGCGCGATGGCCGTGGCGAAATCGACGACATCGACAATCTCGGCAACCGCCGCGTGCGTTCGGTCGGCGAACTCATGGAAAACTCCTATCGTCTTGGCCTGCTCCGCATGGAGCGCGCCATCAAGGAGCGCATGAGCTCGGTCGAAATCGACACCGTGATGCCGCAGGACCTGATCAACGCCAAGCCGGCTGCTGCCGCTGTGCGTGAATTCTTCGGGTCCAGCCAGCTGTCGCAGTTCATGGACCAGACCAATCCGCTGTCCGAAATCACCCACAAGCGTCGCCTGTCGGCGCTTGGGCCGGGTGGTCTCACCCGTGAACGCGCCGGCTTTGAAGTCCGCGACGTGCATCCGACCCACTATGGCCGCATCTGCCCGATCGAGACGCCAGAAGGCCCGAATATCGGCCTGATCAACTCGCTCTCGACCTTTGCCCGCGTCAACAAGTATGGTTTCATCGAGACCCCGTACCGCAAGATCGTGGACGGCAAGCTCACCAGCGAAGTGGTCTATCTCTCCGCCATGGAAGAGGCCAAGCACTACGTCGCCCAGGCCAACGTGCAGTTCAACAAGGACGGCACGCTGCAGGACGACCTGGTGGTTGCCCGCCATGCCGGCGACAACGGCCTGACGCCCAAGGAAAACGTCGACTTGATGGACGTTTCCCCCAAGCAGATGGTGTCGGTTGCCGCCTCGCTGATCCCGTTCCTCGAAAACGACGACGCCAACCGCGCCCTGATGGGCTCGAACATGCAGCGTCAGGCTGTGCCGCTGCTGCGCGCCCATGCGCCCTTCGTGGGCACGGGCATGGAAGCCGTGGTGGCCCGTGACTCCGGCGCCGCCATCGTGGCCAAGCGCAAGGGCATCGTGGACCAGGTGGACGCCACCCGTATCGTCATTCGCGCAACGGAAGAAACCGATGCGTCGAAGTCGGGCGTGGACATCTACAACCTGATGAAGTTCCAGCGTTCGAACCAGTCGACCTGCATCAACCAGCGTCCGCTGGTCGTTGTCGGTGACCATGTCAACCAGGGCGACATCATCGCCGACGGTCCGTCGACCGAACTGGGCGATCTGGCTCTGGGCCGCAACGTGCTCGTCGCCTTCATGCCGTGGAATGGCTACAACTTCGAAGACTCCATCCTGCTCAGCGAGAAGATCGCCATGCAGGACGTCTTCACCTCGATCCATATCGAGGAATATGAAGTGATGGCCCGCGATACCAAGCTCGGCCCCGAGGAAATCACCCGCGACATTCCGAACGTGTCGGAAGAAGCGCTGAAGAACCTCGACGAAGCCGGTATCGTTCACATCGGCGCCGAAGTGATGCCGGGCGATATCCTTGTCGGCAAGATCACCCCCAAGGGTGAATCGCCGATGACGCCGGAAGAAAAGCTCCTCCGCGCCATCTTCGGCGAAAAGGCTTCCGACGTTCGTGACACCTCCCTGCGCGTGCCGCCGGGCGATGCCGGTACTGTCGTTGAAGTGCGCGTGTTCAACCGCCACGGCATCGACAAGGACGAGCGCGCAATGGCCATCGAGCGCGAGGAAATCGAGCGTCTCGCCAAGGACCGTGACGACGAACAGTCGATCCTGGACCGCAACGTCTATGCGCGTCTCAAGGAAATGCTGTTCGGCAAGGCGGCTACGGCTGGCCCGAAGGGCTATGTCGTGGGCACCAAGCTCAACGACCAGATGTTCGAGGCGCAGCCGCGTTCGAAGTGGTGGCAGTTTGCGGTCGATGACGACAAGGTCATGACCGAGATGGAAGCGCTTCATGCCCAGTATGAAGAGAGCCGCCGTTTGCTCGAACAGCGCTTCATCGACAAGGTCGACAAGCTGCAGCGTGGTGACGAACTTCCGCCGGGCGTGATGAAGATGGTCAAGGTCTTCATCGCCACCAAGCGCAAGATCCAGCCGGGCGACAAGATGGCCGGCCGTCACGGCAACAAGGGCGTGGTGTCGCGCATCGTGCCCGTCGAAGACATGCCGTATCTGGAAGACGGTACGTCGGTCGATATCGTGCTGAACCCGCTGGGCGTGCCGTCGCGCATGAATGTGGGCCAGATCCTCGAGACGCACCTGGGCTGGGCTTGCGCCGGCATGGGCAAGAAGATCGACGAGATGGTCCGCATCTACCAGGCCAAGGGCGATCTGAAGCCGCTCCGCAAGGAGATCGGCGAGCTCTTCGAGGGTGACGAGACCGTCAGCGATCTGGATGACGATGGCCTGATCCGTCTCGGCGAACACCTCAGCAAGGGCGTGTCGATCGCGACCCCGGTGTTCGACGGTGCCAAGGAAGCCGATATCGTCGAGATGCTGGAACGTGCGGGCCTCAAGGGTTCGGGCCAGTCGACCGTCTATGACGGCCGTTCGGGTGAGCAGTTCGATCGCCAGGTGACCGTGGGCTATATCTATATGCTCAAGCTCGATCACCTTGTGGACAACAAGATCCACGCCCGTTCGATCGGTCCTTACTCGCTGGTCACCCAGCAGCCGCTCGGCGGCAAGGCCCAGTTCGGCGGTCAGCGCTTCGGCGAGATGGAAGTGTGGGCTCTCGAAGCCTATGGCGCGGCTTATACGCTCCAGGAAATGCTCACCATCAAGTCGGACGACGTGGCTGGCCGTACCAAGGTCTACGAAGCCATCGTGCGCGGCGACGACACGTTCGAAGCGGGCATTCCCGAGAGCTTCAACGTTCTGGTCAAGGAAATCCGTTCGCTCGGTCTCAATGTCGAACTCGACATGCGCGAGCTTGAGGACGGTTCCGAAAAGGCCGAAGCGGAGCTCGCACCTCCTCAGGAAGCGGCGGAATAA
- the rplL gene encoding 50S ribosomal protein L7/L12, whose protein sequence is MADLAKLVDDLSALTVLEASELSKLLEEKWGVSAAAPVAVAAAGGAGAPAAAAEEKTEFDVILASFGDNKINVIKEVRAITGLGLGEAKALVEAAPKAVKEGASKAEAEDIKKKLEDAGAKVELK, encoded by the coding sequence ATGGCCGATCTCGCCAAACTCGTTGACGACCTGTCTGCCCTGACCGTTCTGGAAGCTTCCGAACTGTCGAAGCTCCTCGAAGAAAAGTGGGGCGTTTCCGCCGCCGCTCCGGTTGCCGTTGCTGCCGCTGGCGGCGCTGGCGCCCCGGCTGCTGCCGCTGAAGAAAAGACGGAATTCGACGTGATCCTCGCCTCGTTCGGCGACAACAAGATCAACGTCATCAAGGAAGTCCGTGCCATCACTGGCCTGGGTCTCGGCGAAGCCAAGGCTCTGGTTGAAGCTGCTCCGAAGGCCGTCAAGGAAGGCGCTTCGAAGGCTGAAGCCGAAGACATCAAGAAGAAGCTGGAAGACGCCGGCGCCAAGGTCGAACTCAAGTAA
- the rplJ gene encoding 50S ribosomal protein L10 — protein MERAEKRELVASLQSALSGAGSIVLAQNTGLTVANLESLRREVKGAGGYVKIAKNRLAKLALKDTDHADISDLFIGPIVIAYAEDPMTAPKIAAKFADKNAKYVVLGGVMGKTALDANNVKALATMPSLNELRATLAGMLKQPATRIASVVVAPAGGIARVLAAHAEQSNKAA, from the coding sequence GTGGAAAGAGCGGAAAAGCGTGAGCTTGTCGCATCGCTTCAGTCAGCCCTCTCGGGCGCTGGGTCGATCGTTCTCGCGCAGAACACCGGTCTGACCGTGGCCAATCTGGAATCGCTTCGCCGTGAGGTGAAGGGTGCCGGTGGCTATGTGAAGATCGCGAAAAACCGTCTTGCCAAGCTTGCTCTGAAAGACACCGACCACGCCGACATTTCGGACCTGTTTATCGGTCCGATCGTCATCGCCTATGCGGAAGACCCCATGACTGCGCCGAAGATTGCGGCGAAGTTTGCTGACAAGAACGCGAAATACGTCGTTCTTGGTGGCGTGATGGGCAAGACCGCGCTTGACGCCAATAACGTCAAGGCGCTGGCGACCATGCCGTCGCTCAACGAACTGCGCGCCACGCTCGCCGGGATGCTCAAGCAGCCCGCCACGCGTATCGCGTCGGTCGTTGTCGCACCGGCTGGTGGTATCGCGCGCGTGTTGGCCGCTCATGCGGAACAGAGCAACAAAGCAGCGTAA